A stretch of DNA from Takifugu rubripes chromosome 15, fTakRub1.2, whole genome shotgun sequence:
ACCCATAGTCTCCCTATAGCACTCATGGTCTCCCTATAGCACCCATGGTCTCCCTATAGCACCCATAGTCTCCCTATAGCACCCATAGTCTCCCTATAGCACTCATGGTCTCCCTATAGCACCCATAGTCTCCCTATAGCACTCATGGTCTCCCTATAGCACTCATGGTCTCCCTATAGCACTCATGGTCTCCCTATAGCACTCATGGTCTCCCTATAGCACCCATGGTCTCCCTATAGCACTCATGGTCTCCCTATAGCACCCATGGTCTCCCTATAGCACCCATAGTCTCCCTATAGCACCCATGGTCTCCCTATAGCACCCATGGTCTCCCTATAGCACACATGGTCTCCCTATAGCACTCATGGTCTCCCTATAGCACCCATGGTCTTCATTTAGCACCCATGGTCTTCATTTAGCACCCATGGTCTTCATTTAGCACCCATGGTCTTCCTTTTTGATCATCGGCTTTAGGAGAAAGCAGCCCAGCATGGGGGAGTAAGGTACAGCCTGGACTGGTTACTGCTCACAtcaccctaaccataaccataaccctggccctgtgaggggggaggggtcacAGCTGTCTCCTCTACCCCTGACCACCTTCTACAGAGCCACTGCAGAGGGTGGTAATGAGAACATCTAGCAAATCAGAGGGAGCAGAAGAGTCCAAAAACACAGTTAAAAATGATTTTGGTGTTGAGTTTCTGAAGAAGATACTGATGAAGCGTTTCTAAATTAATTCAACTcattaaataacaaaaaagtGCAAAAGAACAACACACTAAATGAGCAGGGTCAAGTGCAGCAAAGTTCTCCCTGAAGTGGCTCAATCAGGCGTTGGAGCTGTTCCATTAAAAAGCAACTAAATTCTGGAAGCAAACACAAAATCTGTTAATGCTAATGGACCTAAACCGGCCTAAAACGCACCAGGAGCTGCCCCGGAGGTCCAGGCTCAATCTTTCGCCAAGGCCTCCGTCCCCTGACCGAAGCATTAGAAACGTGGGGATGGACCTCAagcaggttttcctgccacCGTCGCTGGTCTGTGGGTTTCTGTGAAGCACCTGGGGACCATTTGGAATAAACGCTATTTAAAGAGGGAACAGTGCACGATGGGTGCCGTGTAAGACTCTTGGGTTAGGGGAGTGGTAGCAGCTTctaaaagatttttaaaaaccattttgTTTAAACTATAAAGGGAAAGTGTTGTTTGGAACATTGGAGGTCAGCTGGTTTCCCAGTAAGTTGTGTGGGAACTAGCCTAAAGACAGTTAAACCTTGACCTCCGCTTCATAAAAGAGGCCCTTAAAGAGCAGCAGTGAAACGACTGTGGCAGGAAAGAAGGAAGCACTGCTGAACAAGAGTGAAAACTATAGTTAGGAAAAATCATTTCAAACAAATACGAAGCAATTAATTAGAAAATGACCACAAAACAATATAAAGCTCAAAAGAATAATGGAGACTAAGACAGCTGACGTCCTTGGGGACATTTGTTTCAGGAACCTGCACCACAACTCCCATCAgttattaatgttattattacagttattattggTATTACTAcagttattattgttattattacagttattattgtCCCTATCAAAGTTATTATTGTTCTGATTacagttattatcattattacagttattgttgttgtgattACAGTTATTATTGTTCTTATTACAGTTATTGTTGTCCTTATCACAGTTGTTGTTAcggttattattgttgttatagttattgttgttgttattattgttgtgatTATTGTTTTATGATTGCAGTTACTATTATTATGACTGCAgttattacagttattattgttatgtttattgttattatagttattattattacaggtATTATTGTTAAAACTGCAgttattacagttattattgtttttattacagtTATTGTTGTTGcagttattattgttgttatagttatttttgtttttattacagttattattgtttttatgatTGCAGTTACTATTGTTATGACTGCATTTATGACagttattattgctattattatgttattattatagttattattaTGACGGTTATTATTGGTGTGCTTACAGTTGttacagttattgttattgataTTATTATAGTTCATATTAATATCCTAATTAACATTAGGActactattgttgttgttgttttcattattattgCCGTTGTTGTTGTCCATCCCAATATTCCACCATTATTTGGTAGTAAATGATTTAGTAAATTCTTCTTTTCGGAGTTTCTGGCTTAACGACTGGTTAATAAAGGAAAACCACCTTAATTACAACACCAAAACATTAGTTTCCAGCAGTAATAAGGTTGTTATTCTTTCCACTGGAGAACCAGTGAACATGTGGTTCATGCCCCGTTTGTGGCAGATATACAGCACGtgcaccacctccatctcccaTACACTACTGTGCTCTTGGCTCGTGCACGTGCCGTCTGCCTTTACCAGCACCGTCCCAGTTCTCAGACCAGTCCACCTTTAATGGTGGACATGCTTGAAGgtttcacacgtgcacgtgatAAGTGAGCGTGCGCGTTCCATTCATTTCCAAGAGCGATGAGGATGAGACAACAACTTCCTTCTGGACTGGAAGCTCTTTATTGAGGTGAGAACATTTCATGGCTGAGACCAAAAACATGTATTAACATACCAGAGCAAAACCAATGTTAGCAGAGCTTTACTCACTCATTACCCTTAACTACCCCTTTGGAAATATACATCTATAATGTTCAGCACACAGTCCTCTAATAACAAATGGCTTACAACCCATCATTATGGGGGCTTGAACACATTTACAAATATCAGGTTCAGGACTTGTGGACAGCTTGAAAATGGTTATTCCATCAAGGGCATGGCTAGCAGCATGATAAAATCTGGTGATTTACTCCTGTGGGCTAATAATTACTGGTGTCTTGTCCATTTGTGAGGAAGAAACGGAGCGTCGGTGACTGTAGTATTTGCACTTTTGCTCCAAAGCAATAAATCACACAGACTCCTGACAGCAGAAAGCAGCTCACAGTGAGTTTTCTGAGCCACTGGTGCCATGTTAGAGCTTCACCAATGCTGGCATTGGGACAGGTAGAGGCTGGTAAATCCATAGTGGAcatcacacatctgtgtgtgtctgtgtgtgtgtgtgtgtgtgtgtgtgtgtgtgtgtgtgtgtgtgtgtgtgtgtgtgtgtaagagagagagagagactatagttttatttgttttactaATTTGAATTCAATATTTCACCTACTCTAGGATTCATACACACCAAAGAGTAAATACTTCCCCAGCATCTTAGGACACTTTGTTAGCTTTTAATATTCAGAATGTTGCATTCATGAACGAGCAGGGTTCGACTGCAGCGCTGcaccaacaacagagtcaaAGAACAAAATGAACGGAGAGAAACGGGCAACGGAGAAACTCTGTTTCCTTCCACATTCTGATGAATGATGTCATTGTCTAATTTGCATTATTTGAGTTTAATAATATTACACCGTTATTACACAGATAAGTCAATTAAgaactctttttcttctctttaaacTGCGGTCTGTGGACGCTTTGGTAATCCAGTGCCCCCTAGAGGTGCGTATGCATCACTGCGCCAGACAGAACGTCGTGCACATTGTGCTGAAATCCCAGTGAGTGGTTGCCCGTGCTCTGTCCAAGCTGAAGGATGATGGACATTGTGGACATGAAAGTGGGGCCTTTTTCAGATTTGTCagtgaaaatgtcattttttttaaaatttatgtTGGagttttacaataaaaatgtgaaGCACGAATGAATGTCGGCATACAAGTGCTGCAACTGTCAGAAAAAGCCTAACTATAATGTCAGCATATAAACCAGTCCACGGCCATCGGCATCCTGGGGACTAAATGGgattttaaaacatggtttaaGGAGCACAGAAAGTGGTTCGTGCATGTTATTACCTATGGGAATTCCTACATTACAGTGACTTTCTGTGTTTAATTAAGATAAAATCACATCTTCCAAACAAATCATTACCAGAAATTGCAGGTTCCATTTGTGAAATATTTGCCCTTGTTATTTTGCTTGCTTTGAAGTTTAGGTCTCACCGTGCTCTTGTCCTCAGGTGTTGCCCAACCCAGATTTATGGGGATAAGTTCCAGAGGAGCTACACAGAGTGACACGAAGCCTTGCAGCCACACAGGGACGGACAGGAGAGGGCTCGGTGCACAAACACATCCGTGCTCCTCAAGAATCCGACCCAGAACGATACAAAACATTTTAGTCAATGTTTAATTAGATTCAATAATGACTGCACGAATGTGTGCTTGATGAAAAACTGGCTCCAGTAAGTGGACGAAGCATTTTAGATTTTACTTTGTCTCATCTTGTGAGGTCACAAAAGCAAAGCCAATGACAGTAAATACCACCTTTATCTGTCTCCAATGTCAGCGAAACGCCAttaaaaagaagatttttaAGACTTTTAAGAGTCAGTAGGGGGAGGTGGCTGTGATTTGCCCAGGAGGAACCCATAAATCTGctgagacggagagagagacaggtatTCCTCCACCATGTGATTCATCAAGCTTTAAAAAGCTGGCCATCCTGTCTTGTTGAGGAACGCGTAAATACAAGGCAGCGCAGTGGCTGAGCAGAAGAGAACGCGTGTGAGCGAGCACGAACAGACGGGAGCTCCAACCAAACCACCTCTCTGTGACACAGGCAAACCTTCTGAtatgagctgcagcagcgctgACGCATCGGAGCTCTCCGAGGAAGAGCTTGGAATACTGGACCAAAAGGAGGATGAGGGACCACCACAGTCCGCCttccaggacagtgaggacacaACGCACAGCTCGTGCAACGCCGAGGAAGGCAGCACGAAGAAGCGCCATCGACCCGTTCGCTCCAAAGCTCGACGGGTGGCTGCCAATGTTCGCGAGCGAAAGCGTATCATGGATTACAACCAGGCCTTCAACACGCTCCGCATCGCTTTGAACCACGACCTGAGCGGCAAGCGACTGTCTAAGATTGCAACCTTGCAGAGAGCCATCAACCGGATCTCTGCCCTTTCGGTTTTCCTCAACACCAACCCGCCCAGCAACACCTGTACGCACCGGGAATGCAACAGGTCGTCCGTGCAGTCAGCAGTCGCTATGGGAACCTCAAACCTTGAGCAGATCAGCGTCACAATTCCTCACTTGGACCCACAGAGTTACATCCCCTGGCACGCTTCTATGTCACAGCCAATACCAACCCCAGGGCCCCACATGTGGAGGCTGTCGAGCGAGCCGCACATCTACGTGACCAACAGTGTGACGCCGTGCTCCCCTTCACCACACTACCCCTGCTACTCCTCTGAAGAACATCTCTACAGCACCCAGGGACACTGCAGCACTCCTTACGACCTTCAAGCAAGTCATCTGCTGTACCCTCAGGTAGGTGAGGGCTTTGGATTCCAGCCAGGGATGCGGGCTCCATGCACTCAGAAACACATGGACACTTTTGTGGAGTCTTCCTTTGCTTTGGGCCTTTCCTGGCAAATGAATGGAGCCGCGGTAGAACGATTTGGATGAGAGGACGTTTACAACATGGCAACGACAACTGCAAAAGGTTGCGCGTCTGAGAAATTTagattgatatatttttttatataagCTGCAGCTTCCACCACAGACGTGAATTTTATGGATTAGGTTGTCATATTTTCTTGTTGTGCAGAGTTCTTCAAAGTTATCCAACCTTGTTATACCCTGAACAATTGTAGCTGAGCGAGTCCAGAAGAAGCCATTCGGGGGTTACGTATGGTGCAGTTTACAACAAAATGCTGTATCTTGGTTCTGTTTTAAAGAAATTATCTGTTAAAGTTCCGTGtattaataatgtaaaatgGTTGTAAAATacaattgtaaaatatttgcacaagtcctaattaaatgttaaaagttTATTATTCCCACAAGACACTTccgttttgtgtgtgtgcgtgcatgtgtgtgtgtgtgtgatttgagCCTAGTCAGCAGTTACTATTACACCAAGTCTGGGATGACAGACGCTCGTTCTCTTCTAAATGTCTTTACATGCCCgatcttgtctttttttaaagacgGAAATGCAGTGTGTTCTACATTCCATAAGCAAGGACAGGAAAAAGCATTTcaatcaaatgtatttttaaagatACAAATGTGAATTTGGTATTTAACTATATACCACTCTTTCTATGTTTTACTGATTTTTTGGTCTGGTAAAGAACGTCTTTGCTAGGAAAagttctggtcctgttgtgcAACCGCAGATTCCCGCATCCATCCAGTCAACAACAGCTTTCCCTCCCCCGGAGAGGAGCAGTCATGGAAAACAGCGTTAATATTAGAGTATAGTGCACGTCTTCCCGACAGATTTATGTGGcctctgcacgtgtgtgtcatCATCAACACTGTGAAAGCCCCTATCGGTGTGAGATGGCCTGCAGCTGGAATCTGgtgccttcttcttcttcttcttcttgtttatTGTGGGGATCTTCtcggcagcagaggagcagtttGACTTAAAATCAAAAACTGTAGGAAACACAAAGAGCGGAATAGCAGCAAGTGTAGAGCTGAAGCGGTGAGAAGGACCTCAGTGACTCAACTCATGGGCagctcttcagcttcttcacaGACATGAATCAAAACCAAGAGACCACAGTCTTACAACATGTATGACGACATGCGATTCTTCTGCTCCGCCCTTTAAGCATCAGAAGGTTTCTGCTGCTCAGGTGAAAAAGGTGTTAAACCAAAGAAAAACTGATGTATTTCAATAAAATGAAAATCCGCCTCTACCGTGACAAAGCTCAATACATTTGGCTCTAATCTGATACGGGACACCAACACCTGTTCCAAGCTCAACtctcatttcttcctttttaactATTCTTTATTTTGTTACTTTTTTATATTCCCAGCTGTTTTTCAATAAATGAAGGCACACATTTAAAGGAAGAAGTGAGTTTTGAGCAACATGCCCAAAAACTTCAGCTCAGTGAGGTACAGAGGAGTCGCACCCATAGATGTTGGAACCCCCAAACTTTATCCCACAGTTGTCACACTGGCTCAGACACTCGACACCCGCTTGGGGCGGTCCCTCTATGTCAGAACAGCCAATCATCAGCCGGTCAACACAAACACCACCCAGTTTGCTGTGACTGTTCGTGGTGCAGTTTACCCTGAGGAGGCGGGCTGGAGCTTATCCATACTAGTTCACACACTGGCCAATACAAATCTAAACAGAGCTGGTTGCAATTCCAATTAAATATTGTTGTTGTGGACAAGTGAGCTAAGAGTAGCGTTACAGTCCTGTTGGTGCCATCTCATCAATTCTCTTACCACTGTCTTTGTCACACAGTAACAATGTTCACAATTCATAAATGAAACAGCAAGAGAAATTAATatcttttaaaatagaaatcCAGGAAGGACATTTAACAAAAGTAGCATATTTCAATCAGATATTGTTTACATTTAATTGATGGCATCATCGTTCTCTGAGGTTTGCTAGGACCACAGCTATACAATGTCTTAAAGCCTCCTTTCGTCTCATCTCATTTTCCTCCACATTATCCGTAACTGGTTCGTTGGgccagcagcctaagcagagatgcCCAGACATCCCTCTGCCCAGacccttcctccagctctttgggAGTATTCCGAGGCATTCCCAGGCCAgctgagagacatagtctctccagtGTGTCCCGGGTCGGCCTGGGGGCCTCATCCAGGTGGGAAATGCATGGAACCCCTCCCTAGGGAGGCATCCAGGAGGCATCTCAAACAGCCACCACAGCCACCACAGCTGATTCCACTCGGCACAAAGGAGCAGCAGTTCCACTCTGAGCTAATCCGGAGTGGCTGAGCTTCTAACCCTCTCTAAGGGagcacccagccaccctgcggaggaaactcatttcagccgctgtATCCATGAGTTTGtcctttcggtcattacccaaagttcatgaccataggtgaccAGGATGTATTGACCAGTAAATTGTCTCAATTCTCTTGTTACCATAACAGTCAAGGACTGCACAAGAGCATCGGCTGCACCAATCCACTGCTCCAGTACATGCTAGAGGTCCTGGTTTGATGATAACGACAGGACATTTTCTGCAAGAAACAGAGATGAAATCCCATGGTTCCCAAACTGGATTTCCTCTGACCCTTGGCTATGCCTAAAAATTTTGTCCGACAACCGACAGAATACCCCAAGGGAGTTGGTTGACTGCATTTTCCTGATCAACAAATCACATGTTGACTGGTTAGGAAAATTCCTGTGAACTGTCAAGCATCCTGTGGAGGGTATTGAGAAGGTCCAGTGTTGTCCTCCTGAATTCATACAGAAGTCATACTCAGCACACACCATCCTGttctccctttttaaaaagaggtaGCACTGCCACTCCCGCGGCACTGTTCCTGACTGCCACA
This window harbors:
- the bhlha9 gene encoding class A basic helix-loop-helix protein 9, coding for MSCSSADASELSEEELGILDQKEDEGPPQSAFQDSEDTTHSSCNAEEGSTKKRHRPVRSKARRVAANVRERKRIMDYNQAFNTLRIALNHDLSGKRLSKIATLQRAINRISALSVFLNTNPPSNTCTHRECNRSSVQSAVAMGTSNLEQISVTIPHLDPQSYIPWHASMSQPIPTPGPHMWRLSSEPHIYVTNSVTPCSPSPHYPCYSSEEHLYSTQGHCSTPYDLQASHLLYPQVGEGFGFQPGMRAPCTQKHMDTFVESSFALGLSWQMNGAAVERFG